A part of Carettochelys insculpta isolate YL-2023 chromosome 1, ASM3395843v1, whole genome shotgun sequence genomic DNA contains:
- the LOC142002572 gene encoding olfactory receptor 52D1-like codes for MAAVNLTLVDTSAFVLMGIPGLEAAHLWISIPFASCYFINLLGNFTVLFIVGKEQTLHKPMFLLLCMLALTDIATATSVMPKALSIFWFDLRGITVGGCFTQTFILNAVTVMCSSLLLTMAFDRYVAICNPLRYTTVITNGHIAKLGFLGLIRAVLFILPLPLLLSRLPYCDNRSIPNTYCDHMAVAKISCGDITINRIYGLVITLVVIEIDVTLIVMSYGLIIRAVFQMPSKKAHHKALNTCTAHICVMLISYGSCLFSNLSYRFGQGIAPHIHIILDNLYITVPPMLNPIIYGVKTKELRDKVGKYTCKI; via the coding sequence ATGGCAGCTGTCAACCTCACCCTTGTTGACACGTCAGCATTCGTGCTTATGGGTATCCCGGGCCTGGAAGCTGCCCACCtgtggatttccatccctttcgcCTCATGCTACTTTATCAAcctcttaggaaatttcacaGTTCTCTTCATTGTAGGCAaagagcagaccctgcacaagccgatgttcctgctgctctgcatgctggcgcTCACGGACATTGCCACAGCTACCTCTGTCATGCCAAAGGCACTGTCCATATTTTGGTTTGATTTGAGAGGAATTACAGTCGGTGGCTGCTTCACCCAGACATTCATCCTTAATGCAGTTACTGTTATGTGCTCATCCCTCCTTCTGacaatggcctttgatcgctatgTTGCCATATGTAACCCTCTGAGATACACCACTGTCATTACTAATGGACACATAGCTAAGCTAGGCTTCTTGGGTTTAATAAGAGCTGTTCTCTTCATTCTGCCCttgcccctgctcctgagcaggcTGCCCTACTGTGACAACCGCAGCATCCCCAATACATACTGTGACCACATGGCTGTGGCAAAAATTTCATGTGGGGACATCACAATTAATAGGATTTATGGCTTGGTTATAACATTAGTAGTCATTGAGATAGATGTAACACTCATTGTTATGTCCTATGGTCTGATCATCAGGGCTGTCTTCCAAATGCCCTCCAAGAAAGCCCACCACaaagccctcaacacctgcacagcTCACATATGTGTGATGCTGATTTCTTATGGTTCCTGCCTCTTTTCCAACCTGTCATATCGGTTTGGTCAGGGAATCGCTCCTCACATTCACATCATCTTGGATAACCTCTATATCACTGTCCCACCTATGCTGAACCCTATCATTTATGgggtcaaaaccaaagagcttcgtgacaAAGTGGGCAAATATACCTGCAAAATATGA